From the Clostridium sp. Marseille-P299 genome, one window contains:
- a CDS encoding TrmH family RNA methyltransferase, with the protein MEPIKPYKKGFEYSYTLGAFPTIELIKSKPSSVLGVYIHSTFTDRENLEQLCKKNNIPVLAGDKTIAKVSDKENVFVVGVFQKFTCELAADKSHIVLVNPSNMGNLGTILRTAVGFGIYDVAFISPGADVFNPKVIRSSMGALFRLRHQYFDSFEEYRRAYSKQEVFTFMLNGENQLTVSNCPKPELFSLVFGNEATGLDDSYLNVGTSIIIPQSPDVDSLNLTIAVGIGTYMFTH; encoded by the coding sequence ATGGAACCAATAAAACCATATAAAAAAGGATTTGAATATTCATATACATTAGGAGCATTTCCAACGATTGAATTAATAAAAAGTAAGCCAAGTAGTGTATTAGGAGTATATATTCATTCTACTTTTACAGATAGAGAAAATTTAGAACAATTATGTAAGAAAAATAATATACCTGTTCTTGCAGGGGACAAAACCATTGCTAAGGTAAGTGATAAGGAAAATGTATTTGTTGTTGGAGTATTTCAAAAATTCACCTGTGAACTGGCAGCAGATAAATCTCATATCGTACTTGTAAATCCAAGTAACATGGGTAACTTAGGTACAATCCTTCGAACTGCAGTTGGATTTGGAATTTATGACGTTGCTTTTATAAGCCCAGGTGCGGATGTGTTTAATCCGAAAGTAATCCGTTCCTCTATGGGTGCGTTGTTTCGCTTACGTCATCAGTATTTTGATTCCTTTGAAGAGTACAGAAGAGCATATTCCAAGCAAGAAGTATTTACATTTATGTTAAATGGTGAAAACCAATTAACAGTATCAAACTGTCCGAAACCAGAGCTCTTCTCCCTTGTATTTGGAAATGAGGCAACTGGGTTAGATGATAGTTATTTAAATGTAGGTACAAGCATAATAATTCCTCAGTCACCAGACGTAGATTCGCTAAATTTAACGATTGCCGTTGGTATTGGAACGTATATGTTTACACACTAA
- a CDS encoding iron-containing alcohol dehydrogenase, whose protein sequence is MLGNFTFSNPTKLYFGDESLQNLNTELPKYGSNVLLVYGGGSIKKNGIYDEVVGILKENGKNITEVSGVMPNPTIEKLREGVKIARENKIDFILAVGGGSVCDYSKALSISIHCDEDPWEKYYIRFEDVSCEVVPVGCILTMVGTGSEMNGGAVITNHEAKLKIGHVFGDNVMPKFSILNPKYTLTLPKQQMIAGFYDIMNHICEQYFSGDDDNTSDYISEGLMKSLIHASRIAIEDPNNYEARSNIMWTATWALNTLVAMGKSTDWMVHMLGQAVGAYTDATHGMTLAAVSLPYYRYIMPYGLGKFARFAVNVWDVNAEGKTKEQVAAEGLSAMERWMKELGLVMNITELGVTEDMIEGIANATIILPGGYKVLTHEEIVSILKESM, encoded by the coding sequence ATGTTAGGAAATTTTACATTTAGTAACCCTACAAAACTTTATTTTGGAGATGAATCACTTCAGAATCTAAACACAGAGCTTCCGAAGTATGGTTCTAATGTACTTCTAGTGTATGGTGGCGGTTCCATTAAGAAAAATGGAATCTATGATGAAGTTGTTGGTATTTTAAAGGAGAATGGTAAGAATATTACAGAGGTATCTGGAGTTATGCCAAACCCAACGATTGAAAAGCTTCGTGAAGGTGTAAAAATTGCAAGAGAGAACAAAATAGATTTTATCTTAGCAGTAGGTGGCGGTTCTGTATGTGATTATTCAAAAGCATTATCTATATCAATTCATTGTGATGAAGATCCATGGGAAAAATATTATATTCGTTTTGAAGATGTTAGCTGTGAAGTGGTTCCTGTAGGCTGTATATTAACTATGGTTGGAACTGGTTCTGAAATGAATGGTGGAGCTGTTATTACGAACCACGAAGCAAAACTTAAGATTGGTCATGTTTTTGGGGATAATGTTATGCCTAAATTCTCTATCTTAAATCCAAAGTATACACTTACACTTCCAAAGCAACAGATGATTGCGGGTTTCTATGATATTATGAACCACATTTGTGAGCAGTATTTTTCAGGCGATGATGATAATACAAGTGATTATATTAGTGAAGGTTTGATGAAATCTTTAATTCATGCAAGCCGCATTGCAATTGAAGATCCTAATAATTATGAAGCAAGAAGTAATATCATGTGGACTGCTACATGGGCACTCAACACTTTAGTTGCAATGGGTAAATCTACAGATTGGATGGTTCACATGCTCGGTCAGGCAGTAGGTGCTTATACAGATGCTACTCATGGAATGACACTTGCAGCAGTTTCATTACCTTACTATAGATACATTATGCCTTATGGACTTGGAAAGTTTGCAAGATTTGCAGTAAATGTCTGGGATGTTAATGCTGAAGGTAAGACAAAAGAACAGGTTGCAGCAGAAGGTCTTAGCGCAATGGAACGTTGGATGAAAGAACTTGGTCTTGTGATGAATATCACCGAACTTGGCGTTACAGAAGATATGATTGAAGGTATTGCGAATGCAACAATCATTCTTCCAGGTGGATATAAAGTTCTAACACATGAAGAAATTGTAAGTATTTTAAAAGAAAGTATGTAA
- a CDS encoding epoxyqueuosine reductase yields MVKQKIEDFCKTLGLHTIGFIPCRNFEELRDFYRYRKENNLQNEFEEKDIEKRINPNLSMEEGKTIISIAFPYYHSNDEESSDEKNHVVKHHEDGNLKIHKELNHEEENHDGKNHSVNIHLEEKCKQENLQKENNGFSVYTKRADYHRVVNSYLAKICEYIESLGGKAKSFVDSNSLPERYIAYLAGVGFIGRNNMIITKEYGSYVFLGEIITDLEIDCKDKRTFSEISEYKECIGCERCIKECPTKSINKTKINPNICLSYITQKKEISDKEIGLLKGNVFGCDFCQLKCPYNEEVEINVLNEFKTLDYMNGDVYTFATMDNKFFKEKISGTSCGWRGKNVIKRNAIIHMHNKNYDISEFKGDSEYINGYINRMLGD; encoded by the coding sequence ATGGTAAAACAAAAAATTGAAGATTTCTGTAAGACATTAGGACTTCATACGATAGGATTTATTCCATGTAGAAATTTTGAGGAATTGAGAGACTTCTATCGCTATCGTAAAGAAAATAATTTACAGAATGAATTTGAAGAAAAAGATATTGAAAAGAGAATTAATCCTAACCTTTCTATGGAGGAAGGAAAAACCATTATATCTATAGCATTTCCTTATTATCATAGTAATGATGAAGAGAGCAGTGATGAAAAAAATCATGTGGTAAAGCATCATGAGGATGGAAATTTAAAGATTCATAAAGAGCTGAATCATGAGGAAGAAAATCATGACGGAAAGAACCATTCGGTTAACATTCACTTAGAAGAGAAATGTAAGCAAGAAAATCTTCAGAAAGAAAATAATGGGTTTTCTGTTTATACAAAACGTGCTGATTATCATAGAGTAGTAAATTCATATTTAGCTAAGATATGTGAGTATATAGAGAGCTTAGGTGGAAAAGCGAAGAGCTTTGTTGACAGTAATTCACTACCAGAACGTTATATTGCATATTTAGCAGGCGTTGGTTTTATCGGTAGAAATAATATGATAATTACGAAAGAATATGGATCCTACGTATTCTTGGGTGAAATTATAACTGATTTAGAAATCGATTGTAAGGATAAGCGAACTTTTAGTGAAATATCGGAATACAAGGAATGCATTGGTTGCGAACGATGTATCAAAGAATGTCCAACAAAATCAATTAATAAAACTAAGATTAATCCAAATATCTGTTTATCCTATATCACTCAAAAGAAAGAAATTAGTGATAAGGAAATCGGACTATTAAAAGGAAACGTTTTTGGATGTGATTTTTGCCAATTAAAATGCCCATATAATGAAGAGGTAGAAATAAATGTATTAAATGAATTTAAAACTCTTGATTATATGAATGGTGATGTTTATACATTTGCAACAATGGATAACAAATTTTTTAAAGAAAAAATCAGTGGGACGTCTTGTGGATGGAGAGGTAAGAATGTAATAAAAAGAAATGCTATTATCCACATGCACAATAAGAACTATGATATTAGTGAGTTTAAAGGAGATTCCGAATATATTAATGGATACATTAATAGGATGTTAGGGGATTAA
- the ffh gene encoding signal recognition particle protein: MAFESLSEKLQNVFKNLRGKGKLSEADVKAALREVKMALLEADVNFKVVKNFVKSVEERAIGQDVMSSLTPGQMVIKIVNEEMVKLMGDETTEIKFRPGNEITVIMMCGLQGAGKTTTIAKLAGKFKAKGKKPLLVACDIYRPAAIDQLQINGEKQGVPVFAMGTNHKPVNIAKAAMEHAIKNGNNVVIIDTAGRLHIDEDMMNELIEIKENISVDHIILTVDAMTGQDAVNVAETFNEKIGITGVILTKLDGDTRGGAALSIRSVTGKPILFIGMGEKLSDLEQFYPDRMASRILGMGDVLTLIDKVQSEIDEDKARELEKKIKKAEFDFEDYLEQMQQMRKMGGMQKIMEMLPGVGGLSNKNLKDVDWDEGENAIAGIEAIIYSMTKEERRNPDILNPSRKKRIAKGAGVDISEVNRVVKQFDQMKKMMKQFSGMMGGKSKKRFKLPFGL, from the coding sequence ATGGCATTTGAAAGTTTATCCGAAAAATTGCAAAATGTATTTAAAAACCTTCGTGGAAAAGGAAAACTTTCCGAGGCAGATGTTAAAGCAGCACTGCGTGAAGTTAAGATGGCATTATTAGAGGCTGACGTTAACTTCAAGGTCGTAAAGAATTTTGTAAAATCCGTTGAAGAGCGCGCAATCGGTCAAGATGTTATGTCAAGCTTAACACCTGGCCAGATGGTAATTAAGATTGTTAATGAAGAAATGGTAAAACTCATGGGAGATGAAACCACTGAGATTAAGTTTCGTCCAGGAAATGAGATTACTGTAATTATGATGTGTGGTTTGCAAGGTGCTGGTAAAACAACTACAATTGCAAAACTTGCAGGAAAATTCAAAGCAAAAGGTAAAAAACCTTTACTTGTTGCTTGTGATATTTATCGTCCAGCAGCTATTGATCAGTTACAAATCAATGGTGAGAAGCAAGGGGTTCCTGTATTTGCAATGGGAACAAACCACAAACCTGTTAATATCGCAAAAGCTGCGATGGAACATGCAATTAAGAATGGCAACAATGTTGTAATCATAGATACCGCTGGTCGTCTTCATATTGATGAAGATATGATGAATGAATTAATTGAAATTAAAGAAAATATATCAGTGGATCATATTATTCTTACTGTAGATGCAATGACAGGTCAAGATGCTGTTAATGTTGCAGAAACATTCAATGAGAAGATTGGAATCACAGGTGTTATTTTAACAAAACTTGATGGTGACACCAGAGGTGGTGCGGCATTATCCATTCGTTCTGTAACAGGAAAGCCAATACTTTTCATAGGTATGGGTGAGAAGTTATCTGATTTGGAGCAATTTTATCCAGATCGTATGGCTTCAAGAATCCTTGGTATGGGCGATGTACTTACACTGATTGATAAAGTACAATCTGAAATTGATGAAGATAAAGCTAGAGAACTCGAAAAGAAGATTAAGAAAGCAGAGTTCGATTTTGAAGATTACTTAGAACAGATGCAACAGATGAGAAAAATGGGTGGCATGCAAAAGATTATGGAGATGCTTCCTGGTGTTGGTGGTCTAAGTAATAAAAATCTTAAAGATGTTGATTGGGATGAGGGTGAGAATGCCATTGCTGGTATTGAAGCCATAATCTATTCCATGACGAAGGAAGAACGTCGTAATCCAGACATTCTAAATCCTTCAAGAAAAAAACGTATTGCTAAAGGTGCTGGAGTGGATATTAGTGAAGTCAATCGTGTGGTAAAACAATTTGACCAGATGAAAAAGATGATGAAACAATTTTCCGGCATGATGGGTGGAAAGAGCAAGAAACGCTTTAAGCTCCCATTTGGTTTATAA
- a CDS encoding cobalt-precorrin 5A hydrolase has product MPDINVQTKSSLRTMKLHIISFTRAGSALNQKLCEALSNRDISCKGYTMERYAEMFQLFSLNDSLRKWTENSFEECDAIIYIGACGIAVRAIAPFVKDKFTDPAVISMDELGGYIIPLLSGHVGGANELAMEIANITGGVAVISTATDVNGAFAVDVFAKKNELKLTNKELAKLISADILDGKHVTFETELPVDGEFPVGIDEFIGTAFVKRKETGDINFVRTENTENTENTENMENTEFTENTDELRSAYKIHVTSKSSMDEEHSTLQLIPQVICLGIGCRKNTRKEDLELFVDKELEKHNISKEAIAYIASIDLKKEEEALCFLAAKYNSKFVTYSSEELKQVKGDFEESDFVHQTTGVGNVCERATLLVSNYGSMIQKKIARDGMTLAITKINRRIFFE; this is encoded by the coding sequence ATGCCAGACATAAACGTTCAAACTAAGAGCTCTCTAAGAACAATGAAACTTCATATTATTAGTTTTACAAGAGCTGGAAGTGCATTGAATCAGAAATTATGTGAGGCGTTATCAAACCGTGACATTAGTTGTAAAGGCTATACGATGGAACGGTATGCAGAAATGTTTCAGTTATTTTCCTTAAATGATTCCCTTAGGAAGTGGACGGAAAATTCCTTTGAAGAATGTGATGCCATTATTTATATTGGAGCGTGTGGAATTGCTGTACGTGCAATTGCACCATTTGTAAAAGATAAATTTACAGATCCAGCAGTAATATCCATGGATGAGCTTGGAGGATATATCATACCTTTGTTATCAGGACATGTGGGTGGAGCAAACGAACTAGCAATGGAAATAGCCAATATTACTGGTGGGGTTGCGGTTATTTCAACGGCTACGGATGTGAATGGAGCCTTTGCAGTGGATGTCTTTGCAAAAAAGAATGAGTTAAAACTAACAAATAAAGAGTTAGCAAAGTTGATTTCTGCTGATATATTAGATGGGAAACATGTAACTTTTGAAACTGAATTACCAGTAGATGGAGAGTTTCCAGTGGGAATTGATGAGTTTATTGGAACGGCGTTTGTTAAGCGAAAAGAGACTGGTGATATAAATTTTGTAAGGACCGAAAATACAGAAAATACAGAAAATACAGAAAATATGGAAAATACAGAATTTACAGAAAATACGGACGAGCTTAGAAGTGCTTATAAAATACATGTTACATCAAAAAGCTCAATGGATGAAGAGCATTCTACATTGCAATTAATTCCACAGGTCATATGCTTAGGTATTGGTTGTAGGAAAAATACAAGAAAAGAAGATTTGGAATTGTTCGTGGACAAGGAATTAGAAAAACATAATATTTCAAAAGAAGCAATTGCTTACATTGCTAGTATTGATCTAAAAAAAGAAGAAGAGGCACTTTGTTTTCTAGCAGCGAAGTATAATAGTAAGTTTGTTACGTATTCTTCCGAGGAATTAAAACAAGTAAAGGGTGATTTTGAAGAATCTGACTTCGTGCATCAAACCACTGGTGTAGGAAATGTCTGTGAGCGTGCAACCTTATTAGTGAGTAATTATGGCTCGATGATTCAAAAAAAGATTGCAAGAGATGGAATGACATTAGCAATCACAAAGATAAATAGGAGGATTTTCTTTGAATAA
- the cbiD gene encoding cobalt-precorrin-5B (C(1))-methyltransferase CbiD, with the protein MNEYIIKEQKRLRYGYTTGSCATAAAKAATRMLLEQKNVDMVTFMTPKGILLNLEVKEAIYNTSMASCGIKKDSGDDPDVTNGIMVYASVEKMTEPGILLDGGIGVGRVTKKGLEQEIGEAAINKVPRKMIREAVEEEINKYHYEGGLKVIISIPEGVEIAKKTFNPRLGIEGGISILGTSGIVEPMSEDAIRETIHLEIKMLSASGGSYLLTTPGNCGEDFSREVLGISMEKSIKCSNYIGDTIDYAIREKLEGMILIGHIGKLIKLAGGIMNTHSKNGDCRMEILTAYTALAGGNNSLLKQIMNAITTEEALDYIKEAGLLDSTMNLIMERILFHMNKRAGNQLKIGVITFSNQHGILGRTQGVEELLCYIS; encoded by the coding sequence GTGAATGAATATATCATAAAAGAGCAAAAAAGATTAAGGTATGGTTATACAACAGGTTCTTGTGCAACTGCAGCTGCAAAAGCTGCCACAAGGATGTTATTAGAGCAAAAAAATGTGGACATGGTTACATTCATGACACCAAAAGGTATTTTACTAAATCTTGAAGTAAAAGAGGCTATATATAATACTAGTATGGCTTCTTGCGGGATTAAAAAAGATAGCGGTGATGATCCGGATGTGACCAATGGAATTATGGTTTATGCAAGTGTAGAGAAAATGACTGAGCCTGGTATTTTATTAGATGGTGGAATTGGTGTAGGGAGGGTCACAAAAAAAGGTCTTGAACAGGAAATTGGAGAAGCAGCGATTAATAAAGTTCCTAGAAAAATGATTCGTGAAGCCGTTGAAGAGGAAATTAATAAATACCATTATGAAGGTGGTTTAAAAGTTATTATTTCTATCCCTGAAGGAGTTGAAATAGCGAAAAAAACCTTTAACCCCCGACTAGGAATTGAAGGTGGGATTTCTATTTTAGGGACAAGCGGTATTGTAGAGCCAATGAGTGAGGATGCAATACGAGAAACAATTCATTTAGAAATTAAAATGCTTTCTGCGTCTGGAGGTAGCTATCTATTAACAACACCAGGAAATTGCGGAGAAGATTTTTCAAGGGAAGTCCTAGGGATTTCAATGGAGAAATCCATAAAATGCAGTAACTACATTGGAGATACCATTGATTATGCCATCAGGGAAAAGTTAGAGGGAATGATTCTCATTGGGCATATTGGTAAGTTAATAAAGCTTGCTGGTGGAATCATGAATACCCATTCAAAAAACGGTGATTGTAGAATGGAAATCTTAACTGCATACACAGCCCTTGCTGGTGGAAATAATTCTTTACTGAAACAAATTATGAACGCTATCACGACAGAGGAAGCACTAGACTACATAAAAGAAGCAGGATTGCTTGATTCTACGATGAATTTAATTATGGAGCGGATTTTATTTCATATGAACAAGCGGGCTGGGAATCAATTAAAAATTGGTGTTATCACATTTTCAAATCAACATGGAATCCTTGGTAGAACACAAGGAGTGGAGGAATTATTATGTTACATTTCGTAG
- a CDS encoding GNAT family N-acetyltransferase — protein MSKEMTGIRPATLEDAKDILAIYEPYILNTTITYEYDKIPLEDFKLRMESIMRKHPYLVYEVEGEIAGYVYASPHFERAGFAWDCEVAVYLSPKFHGQGIASKLYKVLFEIVEKQGYKNIYSMLDYPNEASFALHKKFGFTEVAIYKNTAYKFGAWRHLQVLEKRFGDLSEPKKINDDWRSIQIEGLDC, from the coding sequence ATGAGTAAAGAAATGACTGGAATAAGACCTGCAACTTTAGAAGACGCAAAAGATATCCTAGCAATATACGAGCCGTATATCTTAAATACAACGATTACGTATGAGTATGATAAGATTCCATTGGAAGATTTTAAACTTCGTATGGAATCTATTATGAGGAAACATCCTTATCTTGTATATGAAGTAGAAGGAGAGATTGCAGGATATGTCTACGCATCCCCACATTTTGAACGAGCAGGTTTTGCATGGGATTGCGAGGTTGCCGTATACTTGTCTCCGAAATTTCATGGACAGGGAATCGCAAGTAAATTGTATAAAGTATTATTTGAGATTGTTGAAAAACAGGGATATAAAAATATATACTCAATGCTTGACTATCCAAATGAGGCTAGTTTTGCATTACATAAGAAATTTGGATTTACGGAAGTTGCAATTTATAAAAACACTGCTTATAAATTTGGTGCTTGGAGACACTTACAAGTGTTAGAAAAAAGATTTGGTGATTTAAGTGAACCTAAGAAGATAAATGATGATTGGCGTTCGATACAAATCGAGGGCTTAGATTGTTAA
- the cobM gene encoding precorrin-4 C(11)-methyltransferase gives MLHFVGAGPGAEDLITVRGLKLLQKADVVIYAGSLVNKKLLENTKAGCEIYNSATMNLQEIIEVVEKAEEKGLMTVRLHTGDPSIYGAIREQMDLLREKNIEFDICPGVSSFCGAAASLQMEYTLPSVSQSIIITRMAGRTSVPEKEDIRKLAVHQATMVIFLSTGLLKELSVELIEGGYDGNTPAAIVYKATWPEEKIFHCTIETLEETARVNEVKKTALIIVGNVLGDSYELSKLYDAAFTTEYRKGKE, from the coding sequence ATGTTACATTTCGTAGGAGCTGGACCAGGAGCAGAGGATTTAATTACGGTAAGAGGACTTAAGTTATTGCAAAAAGCAGACGTTGTGATCTATGCTGGCTCGTTGGTGAATAAAAAATTATTAGAGAACACGAAGGCAGGATGTGAGATTTATAATAGTGCCACAATGAATTTACAAGAAATCATTGAGGTAGTAGAAAAAGCAGAAGAAAAAGGGCTTATGACAGTCCGATTACATACTGGAGATCCTTCCATTTATGGTGCAATTAGAGAACAGATGGATTTGCTTAGAGAGAAGAATATTGAGTTTGATATATGTCCAGGAGTAAGTTCATTTTGTGGAGCGGCAGCTAGTTTGCAGATGGAATATACGCTACCAAGTGTATCACAATCGATTATTATCACAAGGATGGCAGGTAGAACATCAGTACCAGAAAAAGAGGACATAAGAAAACTTGCAGTACATCAAGCGACCATGGTTATTTTTCTAAGCACTGGATTATTAAAAGAGCTCTCCGTAGAATTAATCGAAGGAGGTTATGATGGGAATACACCCGCGGCTATCGTTTATAAAGCGACATGGCCAGAGGAAAAGATTTTCCATTGTACCATTGAAACCTTAGAAGAAACTGCAAGGGTAAATGAAGTGAAAAAGACAGCACTAATCATTGTTGGAAATGTATTGGGAGATTCATACGAATTATCTAAGCTTTATGATGCTGCTTTTACAACAGAATACCGTAAGGGAAAGGAATAA
- the ylxM gene encoding YlxM family DNA-binding protein: MSGKIKNTKESVSETLKEVVELSILYDFYGELLGEHKKQIFEDYVLNDLSLGEIAEEAGISRQGVYDIIKRCTKKLKEYEEKLMLVQKFHITKAKVNQIKELSEEMLVSNEVDHLKQIVQITEDILHEL; encoded by the coding sequence ATGAGTGGAAAAATTAAGAACACAAAAGAGAGTGTAAGTGAAACATTAAAGGAAGTCGTAGAGCTTTCCATTTTATATGATTTTTACGGTGAACTGCTTGGTGAACATAAAAAGCAAATTTTTGAAGATTATGTCCTAAACGATTTATCTCTTGGTGAAATTGCTGAAGAAGCAGGGATTAGTCGTCAAGGTGTTTATGATATAATAAAACGATGTACAAAAAAGTTGAAGGAATATGAAGAAAAACTAATGTTAGTTCAAAAGTTTCATATTACGAAAGCAAAGGTCAATCAAATTAAAGAATTATCAGAAGAGATGTTAGTCTCGAATGAAGTTGATCATTTAAAACAAATTGTACAGATTACTGAAGATATATTACATGAATTATAA
- a CDS encoding iron-containing alcohol dehydrogenase yields MNSNFIYDIPTKVYFGENKLGYLGEELKKFGTRVLLVYGGGSIKKTGLYDKVTEEIKKAGLELFECSGIEPNPRHTSVNRGADICKKEHIDVLLAVGGGSVIDATKFIGAAAFYDGDAWDLLIEKAPITNCLPIVTILTLSATGSEMDAGGVISNMDTQDKIGMMHPSMLPKVSFLDPTNTYTVNEYQTACGCADIISHILEVYFNMDQDLYMLDTVMEGLLKTVIKFGPIAIEKPNDYEARANLMWASSWAINGFVDGGKNQAWSCHPMEHELSAYYDITHGLGLAILTPRWMEYTLDETTVSKFYQFGCNVFGIDKNLEPMTVAKKSIEMLSDFFFKTLGLKSTLSEIGIDDSKFSIMAQKACYGDVLPGFKHLNQQDIENIYRMCL; encoded by the coding sequence ATGAATTCAAATTTTATTTATGATATCCCTACCAAAGTGTATTTTGGTGAAAATAAATTAGGATATTTAGGAGAAGAATTAAAAAAGTTTGGAACACGTGTCTTATTAGTATACGGTGGTGGTTCCATTAAAAAGACTGGCTTATACGATAAAGTTACAGAAGAAATAAAAAAAGCTGGCTTAGAATTATTTGAATGCTCTGGGATTGAACCAAATCCAAGACATACTTCTGTCAACAGAGGAGCAGATATTTGTAAAAAAGAACATATTGATGTATTACTAGCAGTGGGTGGTGGTTCTGTTATTGATGCAACAAAATTCATAGGAGCAGCAGCATTTTATGATGGAGATGCATGGGATCTACTAATAGAGAAAGCTCCAATCACGAACTGTTTACCAATCGTTACGATATTAACCTTATCAGCCACTGGATCTGAAATGGATGCTGGTGGAGTTATTAGCAATATGGACACACAGGATAAGATTGGCATGATGCATCCAAGTATGTTACCAAAAGTTTCTTTCTTAGATCCAACCAACACATATACAGTAAATGAATATCAGACGGCATGCGGATGTGCTGATATCATATCACATATTTTAGAAGTATATTTTAACATGGATCAAGATTTATATATGCTTGATACTGTTATGGAAGGACTTTTAAAAACAGTAATTAAATTTGGGCCAATTGCGATTGAAAAACCAAATGACTATGAAGCACGTGCCAATTTGATGTGGGCATCTTCCTGGGCAATCAACGGATTTGTTGATGGTGGGAAAAACCAGGCATGGAGTTGTCATCCAATGGAACATGAGTTATCAGCATATTATGATATAACTCATGGTTTAGGATTAGCAATATTAACTCCACGTTGGATGGAATATACTTTAGACGAAACAACTGTATCAAAATTCTACCAGTTTGGATGTAATGTATTTGGAATTGATAAAAATCTTGAACCTATGACAGTTGCAAAGAAGAGCATTGAAATGCTTTCTGATTTCTTCTTTAAAACGTTGGGATTAAAGAGTACATTAAGTGAAATAGGTATTGATGATTCAAAATTTAGTATTATGGCTCAAAAAGCATGTTATGGGGATGTTTTACCTGGATTTAAACACTTAAATCAACAGGATATCGAAAATATTTATAGAATGTGTTTATAA
- the rpsP gene encoding 30S ribosomal protein S16, protein MAVKIRLKRMGQKKAPFYRVIVADSRSPRDGKFIAEIGTYDPTKEPSAFSVDEEAAKKWLADGAQPTETVSRLFKKAGIVK, encoded by the coding sequence ATGGCAGTAAAAATTAGATTAAAGAGAATGGGTCAAAAAAAGGCTCCTTTCTATAGAGTAATTGTTGCAGATTCCAGATCCCCAAGAGATGGTAAGTTTATCGCTGAAATCGGTACTTACGATCCAACTAAAGAGCCAAGTGCTTTTTCTGTTGATGAGGAAGCTGCTAAAAAATGGTTAGCAGATGGTGCACAACCAACTGAAACTGTTAGCAGATTATTTAAAAAAGCTGGTATCGTTAAATAA
- a CDS encoding KH domain-containing protein has protein sequence MKELVQVIAMSLVDHPEEVVVTETETEKSIVVELKVAPEDMGKVIGKQGRIAKSIRTVVKAAATKDDKKVVVEILQ, from the coding sequence ATGAAAGAATTGGTTCAGGTAATTGCTATGTCACTCGTTGATCATCCGGAAGAAGTTGTTGTAACAGAAACAGAGACTGAAAAGTCAATCGTTGTTGAGTTAAAGGTTGCTCCGGAAGATATGGGTAAGGTAATCGGCAAACAAGGTCGTATTGCGAAATCTATTCGTACGGTTGTAAAAGCTGCCGCAACAAAGGATGATAAAAAAGTAGTTGTTGAAATACTACAATAA